A section of the Bryobacteraceae bacterium genome encodes:
- a CDS encoding 50S ribosomal protein L11 methyltransferase produces MDLLVLTCAGEEAELLSAELWERGAQGIEEVPLPGGRCQLKAYFECAAGLAEEFSAFSGRVEPVQDIDWEAASRQAWPAFPLGQRLYLAPEWDESPTPRGRLRLVVHPGQALGTGAHPATQLCLEALDAHLRPGDRVLDVGTGSGILASAASLLGAAPAVGCDIDLAALETARANLRSDGARAHLFCGSARAVRGGAFDVVVANINAATHAQLAPEYARLRPRLLILSGFPASDAGEVERVLRAHGFAVTETLARDEWRCLLLSPEGG; encoded by the coding sequence ATGGATCTGCTTGTGCTGACCTGCGCGGGCGAGGAGGCGGAGCTGCTTTCCGCAGAGCTGTGGGAGCGCGGCGCCCAGGGCATCGAGGAGGTTCCGCTGCCGGGCGGGCGCTGCCAGTTGAAGGCGTATTTCGAATGCGCGGCAGGGCTCGCGGAGGAGTTCTCCGCTTTCAGCGGCCGCGTGGAACCCGTGCAGGACATCGACTGGGAGGCCGCATCGCGCCAGGCGTGGCCCGCCTTCCCGCTGGGCCAGCGCCTGTACCTGGCGCCCGAATGGGACGAGAGCCCCACGCCACGCGGCAGGCTGAGGCTGGTAGTGCATCCGGGGCAGGCGCTGGGCACGGGCGCCCATCCGGCCACGCAGCTCTGCCTGGAAGCGCTGGACGCGCACCTCCGTCCTGGAGATCGCGTACTCGACGTGGGCACAGGCTCGGGGATTCTCGCCTCGGCAGCGTCCCTGCTGGGCGCGGCGCCTGCCGTTGGGTGTGACATCGACCTCGCCGCGCTCGAAACGGCGCGCGCCAATCTGCGTTCCGATGGGGCCCGCGCCCATCTGTTCTGCGGATCCGCGCGGGCCGTGCGCGGCGGCGCCTTCGACGTGGTCGTCGCCAACATCAATGCCGCCACTCACGCCCAGCTCGCGCCGGAATACGCCCGGCTGCGGCCGCGGCTGCTCATCCTGAGCGGTTTCCCGGCGTCCGATGCAGGGGAGGTCGAGCGTGTCCTTCGGGCGCACGGATTCGCCGTAACGGAGACGCTTGCGCGCGACGAATGGCGGTGTCTGCTCCTGAGCCCCGAAGGCGGCTGA
- a CDS encoding peptidase: MSSGKLLSRRVWLLLCALPLVAAPPSPREHFGFDPGDDYKLAGYEQVVSYFQKLAAASDRIRLVQFGTSSEGRPLYAAFLSDPANLKQLDRLREINRRLALGQATAEEARKLAAEGKAIVWIDSGLHATEVAPVQQAPHLAWRVITDESEEARRIRSEVVLIQIPVINPDGLEMVAGWYARNVGSPYEIAPLPWLYQKYAGHDNNRDYFMYNLAETRHVGRMLFQEWFPQIVYNQHQVAPFPARIFIPPYAEPLNPNIPAAVMEGINRLGSIMKERFLREDKAGVVSYLSFDAWWNGGLRSAPAFHNMHGILTETALYYYATPREYKTSEIPERFSNGLPAREPTVFYPKPWTGGRWALRDAVDYMLTADFAILSEAAHNRTHYLLKAWEMARANIEAGRRGNPFAWIVPPDQHDAWSAAQMLERLQWAGVEVHRAAAPFTADGRPYPAGAYILYAGQPFRGYLTDLMEPQKYPEMRTGAGGQVRRPYDLAGWTLPYQMGVRVERINQPFEARTERLDRIPIPEPALDLRQNSSFLAIAAALRAGRHLYLTQDGQLSPDRPSAGWELKLPRAGLYVPWTANMDAGWTQWLFDQFQTPYEVLRNADIRRGGLRARFDVIVLAQQTMQSILHGTPEVVQLRAGETARQRPEYTGGIGLEGARQLEEFVRAGGTLIAFDQATELPLTLFPIDVRGGLRSGPGGEGQPPEQAGGWFCPGSVLRMTADPKHPLAFGMPAEHYATSTGGQFFEIRESAAQRRPRAFVWYAKSNLLASGWVSGERVVAGKPAAVEAPLGKGRVVLFGFRPQFRGQTFGTFRLVLNAVWQSSAAPLE, from the coding sequence ATGTCCTCTGGAAAGCTCCTTTCCCGCCGTGTCTGGCTGCTGCTGTGCGCGCTGCCGCTGGTGGCGGCGCCGCCGTCGCCTCGAGAGCACTTCGGGTTCGATCCCGGCGACGACTACAAGCTGGCAGGTTATGAACAGGTCGTGTCTTACTTTCAGAAACTCGCCGCCGCATCGGATCGAATCCGGCTGGTGCAGTTCGGCACAAGCAGCGAGGGCCGCCCCCTGTATGCGGCCTTCCTGAGCGACCCTGCCAACCTGAAGCAGCTTGACCGCCTGCGCGAGATCAACCGCCGGCTGGCGCTCGGGCAGGCCACGGCCGAAGAGGCGCGGAAGCTGGCCGCCGAGGGGAAAGCCATTGTCTGGATTGACTCCGGTCTTCATGCCACCGAAGTGGCGCCGGTGCAACAGGCGCCACACCTTGCCTGGCGAGTGATCACCGACGAATCGGAAGAGGCGCGCCGGATCCGCTCCGAAGTCGTGCTGATCCAGATTCCGGTGATCAACCCGGACGGTCTGGAGATGGTGGCCGGCTGGTACGCCCGCAATGTCGGCTCGCCCTATGAGATTGCGCCGCTGCCCTGGCTGTACCAGAAGTACGCCGGCCACGACAATAACCGGGACTATTTCATGTACAATTTGGCCGAAACGCGCCACGTCGGACGGATGCTTTTTCAGGAATGGTTCCCGCAAATCGTCTACAACCAGCATCAGGTGGCGCCATTTCCGGCGCGGATTTTCATCCCCCCGTACGCCGAGCCGCTGAACCCCAACATTCCGGCGGCGGTGATGGAGGGGATCAACCGTCTCGGCAGCATCATGAAGGAGCGGTTTCTGCGCGAGGACAAGGCGGGCGTGGTGTCCTACCTCAGTTTCGACGCCTGGTGGAACGGGGGGCTGCGGTCGGCACCGGCATTCCATAATATGCACGGAATTCTCACCGAAACAGCCCTTTATTATTATGCGACGCCCAGGGAATACAAGACCTCCGAAATTCCGGAACGGTTTTCAAACGGCCTGCCGGCGCGCGAACCGACCGTCTTTTATCCAAAACCCTGGACCGGCGGCCGCTGGGCGCTGCGCGATGCCGTCGATTACATGCTCACGGCCGACTTCGCCATCCTCTCCGAGGCGGCGCACAACCGCACGCACTACCTGCTGAAGGCGTGGGAGATGGCGCGGGCCAACATCGAGGCCGGCCGCCGCGGCAACCCGTTCGCCTGGATCGTGCCGCCGGACCAGCACGACGCCTGGAGCGCCGCGCAGATGCTCGAACGGCTCCAATGGGCAGGCGTCGAGGTTCATCGCGCCGCCGCGCCCTTCACGGCCGACGGCCGGCCGTATCCGGCGGGCGCTTACATCCTTTACGCGGGCCAGCCCTTTCGCGGGTATCTGACAGACCTGATGGAGCCGCAGAAGTACCCGGAAATGCGCACCGGCGCCGGCGGTCAGGTGCGCAGACCCTATGATCTGGCCGGATGGACTCTCCCCTACCAGATGGGCGTCCGCGTGGAGCGGATCAATCAGCCCTTTGAGGCACGGACGGAGCGGCTGGACCGGATCCCGATCCCCGAGCCGGCGCTCGACCTCCGCCAGAACTCCTCATTTCTGGCCATCGCCGCCGCCTTGCGCGCAGGCCGGCACCTCTACCTGACCCAGGACGGGCAGCTCTCCCCGGATCGGCCTTCGGCCGGCTGGGAGCTGAAGCTGCCACGTGCCGGCCTCTATGTGCCCTGGACCGCGAATATGGACGCAGGCTGGACGCAGTGGCTCTTCGACCAGTTCCAGACGCCTTATGAAGTGCTGCGCAACGCAGACATCCGGCGGGGCGGACTGCGCGCGCGCTTTGACGTCATTGTGCTGGCGCAGCAGACAATGCAGTCGATCCTTCACGGCACGCCGGAGGTGGTGCAGCTCCGTGCCGGAGAGACGGCGCGGCAACGGCCCGAGTACACCGGAGGAATCGGGCTGGAGGGGGCGCGGCAGCTTGAAGAATTTGTCCGCGCTGGCGGCACGTTGATCGCGTTCGACCAGGCGACGGAGCTTCCACTGACGCTGTTTCCCATCGACGTTCGCGGCGGCCTGCGCTCTGGGCCCGGGGGCGAGGGCCAGCCGCCGGAGCAGGCCGGCGGGTGGTTCTGCCCCGGCTCGGTCCTGCGGATGACGGCCGATCCGAAGCACCCGCTCGCCTTCGGCATGCCGGCCGAACATTACGCCACCTCGACCGGCGGCCAGTTTTTCGAGATCCGCGAGTCGGCGGCCCAGCGCCGGCCGCGCGCCTTTGTCTGGTATGCGAAATCAAACCTGCTGGCGAGCGGGTGGGTGTCGGGTGAGCGCGTGGTGGCGGGCAAGCCCGCTGCCGTGGAAGCACCGCTCGGAAAGGGCCGCGTGGTCCTGTTCGGCTTCCGCCCGCAGTTCCGCGGCCAGACGTTCGGCACCTTCCGTCTGGTTCTGAATGCCGTCTGGCAAAGCTCAGCCGCGCCGCTCGAGTGA